In a single window of the Pseudodesulfovibrio profundus genome:
- a CDS encoding ABC transporter permease yields the protein MKRRPIKRTPAWLRHALLFLGAFIVGTMSLAAVFAPLLAPFDPNFINVDALLQPPSLTHLMGTDALGRDVFSRILYGGRVSLWVGFVAVGIATSIGLVLGLISGYFGRIVDEIIMRGVDVMLCFPSFFLILAVIAFLEPSLTNIMIVIGLTGWMGVARLVRAETLSIRERDYVLAARAAGAGSTRIIFRHILPNAMAPVLVSATLGVAGAILTESSLSFLGLGVQPPDASWGNMLLEGKEVLGIAWWLSVFPGLAILFTVLGYNLLGESLRDWLDPRLKQ from the coding sequence ATGAAGCGTCGCCCCATAAAGCGCACACCGGCCTGGCTGCGTCACGCATTGCTCTTCCTCGGTGCATTCATCGTCGGCACCATGTCGCTGGCTGCGGTATTCGCGCCATTGCTGGCACCGTTCGATCCCAATTTCATCAACGTGGACGCCCTGCTCCAGCCGCCATCCCTGACCCACCTGATGGGCACGGATGCACTGGGGCGCGATGTGTTTTCCCGCATCCTCTATGGCGGACGAGTCTCGCTCTGGGTGGGCTTTGTGGCAGTGGGTATCGCCACCTCCATCGGACTGGTCCTCGGCCTGATATCCGGCTATTTCGGACGAATTGTCGATGAGATCATCATGCGCGGGGTTGACGTCATGCTCTGCTTCCCGTCGTTCTTCCTGATCCTCGCGGTCATCGCCTTCCTTGAGCCGAGCCTGACCAACATCATGATCGTCATCGGACTGACCGGCTGGATGGGCGTGGCCCGCCTTGTCCGCGCCGAGACCCTGTCCATTCGCGAGCGCGATTATGTGCTCGCAGCACGGGCTGCCGGAGCCGGTTCGACGCGCATCATATTTCGCCATATCCTGCCCAATGCCATGGCGCCGGTACTGGTATCGGCCACCCTTGGCGTGGCAGGAGCCATCCTGACCGAATCGTCATTGTCTTTTCTGGGGCTTGGCGTACAACCGCCTGACGCCTCATGGGGCAACATGTTGCTTGAGGGCAAAGAGGTCCTCGGCATAGCGTGGTGGCTGTCGGTATTCCCGGGCCTGGCCATCCTTTTCACCGTACTGGGGTACAACTTACTGGGCGAGTCCCTTCGTGACTGGCTCGATCCGAGGTTAAAACAATGA
- a CDS encoding DNA methyltransferase: protein MSTNVSLTKEHPIEKSAKEFTYTHPKLGVTCRFINGDSFEFLRNCPPGSYDVVFTDIPYNVLIGYKGAEFDEDPFDVEELVKLAAKALKHNGIFITFCASTQLERLETILAQYFDGGVRDGVWIKTNPDPKRIGLTNAKENIVIAWRKGSTLHVRANHWNAVISPICSGNEPLKEFDPVEGKMVKVHGTQKPIEMLVRWINRLVSEEAHVLDLCAGTGAIGRACYHSGRHYTGIELNRHFFEQSVEAFGDKKYMELCRKRAKKAEMKHGDIMLKAIRRILINNKDISEKAATDEGWEEAQGLFKKLSGYKFLMHSGKTDIANLWALIAMALVFGIIAILMLKP from the coding sequence ATGTCGACTAATGTCTCGCTCACCAAAGAGCATCCCATCGAAAAATCGGCCAAAGAATTCACCTACACCCATCCCAAGCTGGGCGTAACGTGCAGATTCATCAATGGCGATTCGTTCGAATTCCTGAGAAACTGCCCGCCGGGCAGCTACGATGTCGTCTTCACTGACATCCCTTACAACGTGCTCATCGGATATAAAGGTGCCGAGTTCGACGAAGATCCCTTCGACGTTGAAGAGCTCGTCAAACTGGCGGCAAAAGCCCTGAAGCACAACGGTATCTTCATCACGTTTTGCGCATCGACCCAACTTGAGCGCCTGGAAACTATCCTGGCGCAATACTTCGACGGCGGTGTCCGTGATGGAGTTTGGATCAAGACCAACCCCGACCCGAAAAGGATCGGATTGACCAATGCCAAGGAAAACATCGTTATTGCCTGGCGCAAGGGATCGACGCTCCATGTTCGAGCCAACCACTGGAATGCGGTCATCTCCCCTATCTGCTCAGGCAACGAACCCCTCAAGGAATTCGATCCGGTGGAAGGGAAGATGGTGAAAGTTCATGGCACTCAGAAACCGATCGAGATGCTTGTCCGATGGATCAATCGACTTGTTTCCGAAGAAGCTCATGTCCTTGATCTCTGCGCCGGAACCGGTGCCATCGGTCGCGCATGCTATCATTCCGGCCGCCACTACACCGGCATCGAACTGAACCGGCACTTCTTCGAGCAGAGCGTTGAAGCCTTTGGGGACAAGAAGTACATGGAACTTTGTCGGAAAAGGGCAAAAAAGGCTGAAATGAAGCATGGCGACATCATGCTCAAGGCCATCCGTCGTATCCTGATCAACAACAAGGACATCTCGGAAAAGGCTGCCACCGATGAGGGCTGGGAAGAAGCTCAGGGCCTGTTCAAGAAATTGTCTGGATACAAGTTCCTCATGCATTCCGGGAAAACCGACATCGCAAACCTGTGGGCGCTCATCGCCATGGCACTCGTGTTCGGTATCATCGCTATCCTCATGCTCAAGCCCTAG
- a CDS encoding helix-turn-helix domain-containing protein — MTNEPKLLTINEVARILRVHRATISRLINSGAFPCIAVGSRRLVLEKDLLSFIENRRRSLAANSPKGA; from the coding sequence ATGACAAATGAACCGAAGTTGTTAACAATCAACGAAGTCGCCCGTATCCTGCGGGTTCACCGTGCAACGATTTCCCGCCTGATCAATTCTGGCGCGTTTCCTTGTATCGCGGTAGGGTCAAGACGGTTGGTCCTTGAAAAGGATCTGCTGTCGTTCATTGAAAATCGAAGAAGAAGCTTGGCGGCGAACAGTCCGAAGGGGGCATAG
- a CDS encoding nitroreductase family protein yields MLQFKVDTEKCIKCEQCAKDCLWGVIEMDEYPVIPAERESSCIECQHCLAVCPTAALSILGKDPEQSLPLKDAFPTPESMERLIMGRRSTRRYKKEGVDPKLIHHLLEITSHAPTAVNQRNTVLTLIDDPVAMDRFRKEVTEAALQVAREGKIPPELKRMEKYLEGCAKGYDIIFRNAPHLLVASAPPDTYSPQADCHIAMSYFELLANSHGIGTVWNGIFRVVATGLVPEIGAKLGIPEDHQIVCAMSFGLPDVKYHRTVQRPGGTIRRAEV; encoded by the coding sequence ATGTTGCAATTCAAGGTAGACACGGAAAAGTGTATAAAATGTGAGCAGTGTGCGAAGGACTGTTTGTGGGGAGTCATCGAGATGGATGAATACCCGGTCATCCCTGCCGAGCGGGAGTCGTCGTGCATAGAGTGTCAGCACTGTCTGGCGGTATGTCCCACAGCAGCTCTGTCCATTTTGGGTAAGGACCCGGAACAGAGCCTGCCCCTCAAGGATGCATTCCCGACACCCGAATCCATGGAACGACTCATTATGGGACGTCGGTCTACGCGCCGTTACAAGAAAGAGGGCGTGGACCCGAAGCTCATTCACCATCTGCTTGAGATTACCTCCCACGCTCCCACTGCGGTCAATCAGCGAAACACGGTGCTCACCCTGATTGATGATCCCGTGGCCATGGATCGTTTTCGCAAGGAAGTGACTGAAGCTGCGTTGCAGGTGGCCCGTGAAGGCAAGATTCCGCCTGAACTCAAGCGGATGGAAAAGTATCTGGAAGGGTGTGCAAAAGGGTATGACATCATTTTCCGCAATGCCCCGCACCTGTTGGTTGCGTCGGCTCCACCGGACACGTATTCTCCGCAGGCGGATTGCCATATCGCAATGAGTTACTTTGAACTTCTTGCCAATAGCCACGGCATTGGTACCGTGTGGAATGGCATTTTTCGAGTAGTCGCCACCGGTCTGGTGCCGGAAATCGGCGCCAAACTCGGCATCCCCGAGGATCATCAGATCGTCTGTGCTATGTCGTTCGGCCTGCCGGATGTAAAGTATCACCGAACAGTCCAACGCCCGGGCGGAACCATCCGTCGCGCCGAAGTATAG
- a CDS encoding ABC transporter permease: protein MAQVIKRILLKLLWVGVVFLGITVISFWVIHLAPGSPTDLQTTLNPEAGMEARAQLEKLYGLDNPLHIQYINWLDRLVHLDFGQSMSGDHRPVWDKIKERLPLTFGMNVASLVLTLLIAVPVGVAAAWWRGGAFDKISTVVVFIGFAMPGFWLALLLMLWLGINWPILPISGLTSLGYESMSPVEKVWDMAKHLILPVFIYTSGSWAGMSRFMRSSMLEVLRQDYIMTARAKGLPSHVVLFKHALRNALMPVITILGLSVPSLIGGSVIIESIFALPGLGQLFYQAVMSRDYPLIMGSLVLGAVLTLIGNLLADVGYGLADPRIRIGQGRKG from the coding sequence ATGGCCCAAGTTATCAAACGAATATTACTGAAACTTCTATGGGTGGGAGTGGTTTTCCTCGGGATCACTGTCATCAGTTTCTGGGTCATCCACCTTGCTCCGGGATCGCCGACCGATCTCCAGACAACGCTCAACCCCGAAGCGGGCATGGAGGCGCGTGCGCAACTGGAAAAGCTGTACGGCCTCGATAACCCCCTGCACATCCAATACATCAACTGGCTCGACCGGCTCGTGCACCTCGATTTCGGCCAATCCATGTCCGGCGACCACCGCCCCGTATGGGACAAGATCAAGGAACGGCTACCGCTGACCTTCGGCATGAACGTCGCATCACTGGTCCTGACACTGCTCATAGCCGTTCCGGTGGGTGTAGCTGCTGCCTGGTGGCGAGGTGGTGCCTTTGACAAAATTTCCACCGTGGTCGTCTTTATCGGCTTTGCCATGCCGGGATTCTGGCTGGCCCTGCTGCTGATGCTCTGGCTGGGCATCAACTGGCCCATCCTGCCCATTTCCGGCCTGACATCCCTGGGCTACGAGTCCATGTCACCCGTTGAAAAAGTCTGGGACATGGCAAAACACCTCATCCTGCCGGTGTTCATCTACACTTCCGGCTCCTGGGCGGGCATGTCGCGTTTCATGCGCTCGTCCATGCTCGAAGTCCTGCGACAGGACTACATCATGACAGCACGGGCCAAGGGCTTGCCCAGCCATGTGGTTCTCTTCAAGCACGCACTGCGCAATGCCCTCATGCCGGTCATCACCATCCTCGGGCTGTCCGTGCCTTCGCTCATCGGCGGATCGGTCATCATCGAGTCAATTTTCGCGCTGCCGGGACTGGGGCAACTTTTCTATCAGGCGGTCATGTCCCGCGACTACCCGCTCATCATGGGCAGCCTTGTTCTGGGCGCCGTGCTCACGCTCATCGGCAACCTGCTGGCTGATGTGGGTTACGGTCTTGCCGATCCGCGCATCCGCATAGGCCAGGGGAGGAAAGGATGA
- a CDS encoding site-specific integrase, with translation MATVTIATRSLKKGKAYVIHYKDPETGKKEYHKTYRRKDLAQEEVNRVRTLIDSGKLPTKEAKQPKQQSLPTFGQGALLCQAEWDRKLGEGKIGTESHSGYGYLLAPVLKKWKHTLLHDIDEDTIRDYRIGIAEATKAKLIAKGEEGKNCNVLANRRLFVIKQVFAQAERHGLIDKDVAKSIPYLSEKDSERKNAQKPIEVDALLKAAAQRRAKHYMVLAILLAVEHGCSTQEILALKCSDIDLDENRITFHRTKNGVTRSHQIMPRTRNALIARFEHVAKYRKKRGVKAKGDFVIGHMDGTPFKSIDTAWSNLCKDHDFNDLHFHDHRHTYCTNVLLSGSTLKETNVMIGHKTLRMTDRYSHLEGVMDNTPQNRLAQRYAMTGTENGPSEPADT, from the coding sequence ATGGCTACAGTCACTATCGCGACACGTTCGCTGAAAAAAGGAAAAGCGTACGTCATTCACTACAAAGACCCGGAAACGGGCAAGAAGGAATACCACAAGACGTACCGACGGAAAGACCTGGCCCAGGAAGAAGTCAACAGGGTGCGAACCCTGATTGATAGCGGCAAATTGCCGACCAAGGAAGCAAAGCAACCCAAACAGCAGTCCCTGCCCACCTTCGGGCAGGGGGCCCTGCTGTGTCAGGCGGAATGGGACCGGAAACTGGGGGAAGGGAAGATTGGTACAGAAAGTCATTCTGGATATGGCTACCTGCTTGCCCCTGTCCTGAAGAAATGGAAGCACACTCTGCTCCACGACATTGATGAGGACACCATCCGGGATTACCGCATCGGTATAGCCGAAGCGACCAAGGCAAAGCTGATCGCCAAGGGCGAAGAAGGCAAGAACTGCAACGTGCTTGCGAATCGCCGACTGTTTGTCATCAAACAAGTATTCGCACAAGCAGAACGGCACGGCTTGATAGATAAGGATGTGGCAAAATCCATCCCATATCTGTCGGAAAAGGACAGCGAAAGAAAAAACGCCCAGAAGCCCATTGAAGTCGACGCGCTGCTTAAAGCGGCAGCCCAACGCAGGGCAAAGCATTACATGGTACTGGCAATCCTGCTGGCCGTGGAACATGGATGCAGCACACAGGAAATACTGGCATTGAAATGCTCAGATATCGATCTTGATGAAAACCGCATCACATTCCACCGCACTAAAAACGGTGTCACCCGATCACACCAAATCATGCCCCGGACCCGGAATGCGCTCATCGCTCGATTCGAGCATGTCGCAAAATATCGGAAAAAGCGCGGAGTGAAGGCCAAAGGCGATTTCGTGATCGGCCACATGGACGGCACCCCGTTCAAGTCAATCGACACCGCATGGTCAAACCTGTGCAAAGATCATGACTTCAACGATCTGCACTTCCATGACCATCGCCACACATACTGCACCAACGTGTTGTTGTCCGGCAGCACGCTCAAGGAGACCAACGTCATGATCGGCCACAAGACCCTGCGCATGACAGACAGGTACAGCCACCTTGAAGGGGTGATGGATAACACCCCGCAAAACCGCTTGGCACAGCGTTATGCCATGACCGGCACCGAAAACGGCCCGTCGGAACCTGCGGACACATAG